A region from the Flavobacterium enshiense genome encodes:
- a CDS encoding translocation/assembly module TamB domain-containing protein encodes MVQTEIAAKVTEKINHDFGTDIKIEKVAISVFGTVKLKGILISDHHKDTLFYVNRLQSNILSFKELKNTRLFFGQARIDGLNFKLKKYKGETKANIDLFVEAFDDGKPGSGKFRLKTDELYITNSHFRFIDENLQRPKILDFTNLNGELEDFFIKGPNITANIKKMALKDHRGLIVENLAADFTYTKKNIILKKMDLKTDESTVIGDVTLKYHPGDFSDFNNKVVFDVKMEKASVSSNELNFFYNEFGKNLRFYLNTHLTGTLNDFVLNDLRLLDRNKTEIIGKVNFKNLFNKKKEFYMNGNFDRVSANYENLKAILPRVLGKSLPQVLKKLGNIDLVGDVKLTKKTIDADILLLSALGKLESKLAMTNINNINNATYKGYVSLSNFDLGPLTGRSDIEHATVDLDVDGKGFNKKYLNTSVKGQIHQFRYNGYTYQNITLDGTMKMPYFKGYFNSNDPNLRMDFNGLIDLSSKVKNYDFQANIDYADLHLLNFRKKDSIAIFKGQLSFKAKGNTVDDIEGILEVANASYQNRKDTYFFDDFHVESTFDADRVRTITVNSPDIVQGRVIGKYKVNQVAKIVENALGSLYANYSPNKLNPGQFLDFDFVINSKIIEVFDPNISLAENTVLKGNINADEGNFKMNFSSPNVVAYNNKFDNIRINVDNKNQLYNAFIELDSIKMKNYKVSDFSLINVTMNDTMFVRSEFKGGNKNQDVYNLNLYHTIDKDNKSVVGFKKSEVNFKNYLWFLNENDTDDNKVVFNKKLTDFSIEKIALTHKGQKMELSGMLQGKDHKDIQLSFDKVDLAKVTPSLTNLSFGGNLNGNVSLKQDKNIYQPASALTVDSLKINNYDLGDLDLQVTGDNSFRKFNVNSTIKNDDVENFYLRGNVEIVGGQSLLSLDTGFSRFNIGAFGPLLGTIFSDVRGFASGQAAIVGTVSNPEIDGRLYLNEAGMRVPYLGVDFNMEPNAVVDVTEHEFLFRHIELTDTKYKTSGILDGSVRHNKLADWSLDLDIESDNMLILDTKDSEDAAYYGTAFIDGKASIKGPTNALVVKVDAKSNKGTSIKIPVNDSQGQSSNSFIHFITEKEKLSKEKGTPIAENKYKGMELDFNLNINQNAEIEIILDRATGHAMKGRGEGTITMEMNTLGKFNMYGDYQVYQGEYNYKYGGIVDKKFQVKKFSTIRWYGEPLNAVLDLEAVYKTEANPAVILDNASFNKKVPTEVVISINGNLSAPEPDFRIEFPTVSSVLKSEIDYKLSDKDVRQTQAIALLSGGGFLSPENASSSVTGTLIEKASSVVNDLITGSDDKFKVGVNYSQRDKDPMLQTQSTVGVTMSTQINERITINGKLGVPVGGTEQSSIVGNVELQMLLNNEGSLKARVFNRENDINYVGEGVGYTQGVGISYQVDFNNMRELWRKVFSKKENDNKRQNPSDQMPDSDLSPEFIKYIESKKNKKTPEPKKEPQKIPEIE; translated from the coding sequence GTGGTGCAGACGGAAATTGCTGCTAAGGTAACCGAGAAAATCAACCACGACTTCGGCACCGATATAAAAATTGAGAAAGTAGCTATTTCTGTTTTTGGAACTGTAAAGCTGAAAGGTATTCTGATATCCGATCACCACAAGGATACATTGTTTTATGTCAATCGTTTGCAATCCAATATTTTAAGTTTTAAAGAGTTGAAAAATACCCGTTTGTTTTTTGGGCAAGCTAGAATTGACGGGCTGAATTTCAAACTGAAAAAATACAAAGGAGAAACAAAGGCAAATATCGATTTGTTTGTTGAAGCTTTTGACGATGGAAAGCCAGGCTCGGGAAAATTCAGATTAAAAACCGACGAATTATACATTACCAACAGCCATTTCCGTTTTATTGATGAAAACCTGCAAAGGCCTAAAATACTAGATTTTACTAACCTGAATGGTGAATTGGAGGACTTTTTCATTAAAGGCCCGAATATTACTGCCAACATAAAAAAAATGGCATTAAAAGATCATCGTGGTTTGATTGTCGAAAATCTTGCAGCTGATTTCACCTACACAAAGAAAAATATCATCCTCAAAAAAATGGATTTAAAAACAGATGAATCCACTGTAATTGGCGATGTTACTTTAAAATATCATCCTGGAGATTTTTCTGACTTTAACAACAAGGTTGTCTTTGATGTTAAGATGGAAAAAGCTTCGGTGTCTTCCAACGAACTGAATTTCTTCTACAACGAATTCGGGAAAAATCTACGTTTTTATCTCAACACACATCTTACAGGTACACTGAATGATTTCGTATTAAATGATTTACGATTATTGGATCGCAATAAAACTGAAATTATCGGAAAAGTGAACTTTAAAAACCTTTTCAACAAGAAAAAGGAATTTTACATGAACGGTAATTTTGACAGGGTTAGTGCCAATTATGAAAACCTGAAAGCAATTTTACCGAGAGTTTTAGGAAAAAGTCTTCCGCAGGTACTGAAAAAACTTGGGAATATCGATTTGGTTGGTGATGTGAAATTAACCAAGAAAACTATTGATGCTGATATTCTTTTATTGTCGGCTCTTGGAAAATTGGAATCGAAATTGGCGATGACCAACATCAATAACATCAATAATGCGACTTATAAAGGTTATGTTTCTTTAAGTAATTTTGATTTAGGTCCGTTGACAGGTCGATCAGACATTGAGCACGCAACTGTAGATTTGGATGTCGACGGAAAAGGCTTCAACAAAAAGTACCTTAATACTTCTGTAAAAGGGCAGATTCATCAATTCAGATATAACGGTTATACATACCAGAACATTACGTTGGACGGAACAATGAAAATGCCTTACTTTAAAGGATATTTCAACAGTAATGATCCGAATCTGAGAATGGATTTTAACGGACTCATCGATTTAAGTTCTAAGGTTAAAAATTATGATTTTCAGGCTAATATCGATTATGCCGATTTGCATTTGCTGAATTTCAGAAAAAAAGATTCCATCGCAATCTTCAAAGGACAGCTTAGTTTTAAGGCCAAGGGAAATACAGTTGATGATATTGAAGGGATACTTGAAGTAGCCAATGCGTCTTATCAAAACAGAAAAGATACTTACTTTTTTGATGATTTCCACGTAGAATCAACTTTTGACGCAGATCGTGTCAGAACAATTACGGTCAATTCGCCCGATATCGTTCAGGGAAGAGTAATTGGTAAATACAAAGTGAATCAGGTCGCAAAAATTGTTGAAAATGCTCTTGGTAGTTTGTATGCAAATTATTCGCCCAATAAATTAAATCCAGGGCAGTTCCTTGATTTCGATTTTGTCATTAACAGCAAGATTATCGAAGTGTTTGATCCGAATATTTCTTTGGCTGAAAACACCGTTTTAAAAGGAAATATCAATGCGGATGAAGGTAATTTTAAAATGAATTTCTCCTCTCCGAATGTAGTTGCCTATAACAACAAGTTTGATAATATCCGAATAAATGTTGACAACAAAAACCAGCTTTATAATGCGTTTATCGAGTTGGACAGCATTAAAATGAAGAATTATAAAGTTTCTGACTTCAGTCTTATAAACGTTACGATGAATGACACCATGTTTGTTCGTTCCGAGTTTAAAGGAGGAAATAAGAATCAGGATGTTTATAACTTGAATTTATATCACACCATCGATAAGGATAATAAATCGGTAGTTGGTTTTAAAAAATCAGAGGTTAACTTTAAAAATTATTTGTGGTTTTTAAATGAAAACGATACCGATGATAATAAAGTGGTTTTCAATAAGAAACTGACTGATTTTTCCATTGAAAAGATTGCATTGACACACAAAGGCCAGAAAATGGAATTGTCCGGAATGTTGCAGGGAAAAGACCATAAAGATATACAACTTTCCTTTGACAAAGTAGATTTGGCAAAAGTAACGCCATCACTCACCAATTTGTCTTTTGGAGGGAATTTAAATGGTAACGTCAGCCTAAAACAGGATAAAAATATATACCAACCTGCTTCGGCTTTAACCGTTGATTCACTTAAAATCAATAATTATGATTTGGGAGACCTTGATTTACAGGTTACCGGGGATAATTCGTTCAGAAAATTCAATGTAAATTCTACCATCAAAAATGACGATGTTGAGAATTTTTATCTCAGAGGGAATGTTGAAATTGTAGGCGGGCAAAGTTTACTGTCTCTAGATACCGGTTTTTCCAGATTTAACATTGGAGCTTTCGGACCGCTGTTAGGAACTATTTTTTCTGATGTTCGCGGATTCGCCTCCGGTCAGGCTGCCATTGTGGGAACAGTCAGCAATCCGGAAATTGACGGACGTCTTTATCTGAACGAGGCAGGAATGCGCGTACCGTATTTGGGTGTGGATTTCAACATGGAACCCAATGCGGTTGTTGATGTGACAGAACATGAATTTCTTTTCCGTCATATTGAACTTACCGATACAAAATACAAAACATCGGGAATATTAGACGGAAGCGTGCGTCATAATAAATTGGCCGATTGGAGTTTGGATTTGGATATTGAATCAGATAATATGCTGATATTGGATACCAAAGACAGCGAGGATGCAGCATATTATGGGACTGCATTTATTGATGGAAAAGCAAGTATCAAAGGGCCGACAAATGCATTGGTCGTTAAGGTTGATGCAAAATCGAATAAGGGAACTTCAATAAAAATCCCTGTAAATGATTCTCAGGGTCAGTCAAGTAACTCGTTTATTCATTTCATTACGGAAAAAGAGAAATTAAGTAAAGAAAAAGGAACCCCGATTGCTGAAAATAAGTATAAAGGTATGGAGTTGGATTTTAATCTGAACATAAACCAGAATGCGGAAATTGAAATAATTTTGGATCGTGCGACGGGACATGCCATGAAAGGAAGAGGTGAAGGAACCATTACCATGGAAATGAACACGCTTGGAAAATTCAATATGTACGGGGATTATCAGGTTTATCAGGGGGAATATAACTATAAATACGGCGGAATAGTTGATAAAAAATTTCAGGTTAAAAAGTTCAGCACGATTCGCTGGTACGGAGAACCGCTTAATGCTGTTTTAGATCTTGAGGCCGTATATAAAACCGAAGCTAATCCGGCTGTAATTCTGGATAATGCGTCCTTTAATAAAAAAGTTCCAACGGAAGTGGTTATTTCAATTAATGGAAATTTAAGCGCTCCCGAACCGGATTTCAGAATTGAATTTCCAACTGTAAGTTCGGTTTTGAAATCTGAAATAGATTATAAATTAAGCGATAAAGATGTACGTCAAACACAGGCTATCGCGTTGTTGTCCGGAGGAGGATTCCTTTCTCCTGAAAATGCTTCAAGTTCAGTTACCGGAACATTGATTGAGAAAGCTAGTTCAGTAGTAAATGATTTGATAACCGGAAGTGACGACAAGTTCAAGGTGGGTGTAAATTATAGTCAAAGAGATAAAGATCCGATGCTGCAAACCCAAAGTACAGTGGGTGTTACCATGTCGACACAAATCAATGAACGAATTACAATTAACGGAAAACTTGGTGTGCCTGTTGGAGGAACTGAGCAATCGTCTATTGTTGGTAATGTGGAATTACAAATGCTTCTTAACAACGAAGGAAGTCTGAAAGCCAGAGTGTTTAACCGTGAAAACGATATTAATTATGTTGGAGAAGGGGTTGGGTATACACAAGGGGTAGGAATATCATATCAGGTCGATTTTAACAATATGCGCGAGCTGTGGCGAAAAGTATTCTCCAAAAAGGAAAATGATAATAAACGTCAGAATCCTTCAGACCAGATGCCGGATTCCGATTTATCACCTGAGTTTATCAAATACATTGAAAGCAAGAAAAATAAGAAAACTCCCGAACCTAAAAAGGAGCCGCAAAAAATTCCTGAAATAGAATAA
- the pfkA gene encoding 6-phosphofructokinase, whose translation MSASIKRIGVLTSGGDSPGMNAAIRSVVRTCAYHKIECMGIYRGFQGMIEGDIIEMGPRAVKNIVNKGGTILKSARSMDFMSPEGRQRAYQNLKKNEIDALVIIGGDGSFTGGLIFNKEFGFPIMGIPGTIDNDIFGTKYTLGYDTALNTVVEAIDKIRDTANSHNRLFFVEVMGRDAGHIALNAGIGAGAEEILIPEENMGLERLLESLRKSKVSGKSSSIVVVSEGDKIGKNVFELKDYVEENLPEYEVRVSVLGHIQRGGSPSCFDRVLASRLGVKAVESLLEGKTNYMVGIQGDNIELTPLEQAVKGKSKIDGELLRVSDIMST comes from the coding sequence ATGTCAGCAAGTATCAAAAGAATTGGAGTACTAACATCGGGAGGAGATTCCCCGGGTATGAATGCCGCCATACGTTCTGTCGTTCGAACCTGTGCCTATCATAAAATTGAATGCATGGGGATTTATCGCGGATTCCAAGGCATGATTGAAGGAGATATAATCGAAATGGGGCCAAGAGCCGTTAAAAACATAGTCAACAAAGGCGGTACAATCTTAAAATCGGCCCGTTCAATGGATTTTATGAGTCCTGAGGGCCGTCAGAGAGCTTATCAAAATCTTAAGAAAAACGAAATCGATGCTCTGGTAATTATTGGTGGTGACGGAAGTTTTACCGGCGGATTGATTTTTAATAAAGAATTCGGTTTTCCGATTATGGGAATTCCGGGTACTATAGACAATGATATTTTCGGAACAAAATATACCCTTGGTTACGACACAGCGTTGAATACTGTTGTTGAAGCTATTGACAAAATTAGGGATACGGCCAACTCTCACAACCGTTTATTTTTCGTTGAAGTAATGGGGCGCGATGCAGGACATATTGCATTGAACGCTGGTATTGGGGCTGGTGCAGAGGAAATCCTTATTCCCGAAGAAAATATGGGTTTAGAACGTTTGCTGGAATCGTTGAGAAAAAGTAAAGTTTCCGGAAAATCGTCCAGTATTGTTGTTGTTTCTGAAGGAGATAAAATCGGAAAGAACGTATTCGAGCTAAAAGATTACGTGGAAGAAAACTTGCCTGAATATGAGGTGCGTGTTTCTGTTTTGGGACATATACAGCGTGGTGGTTCGCCTTCATGTTTCGACAGGGTTTTAGCTTCACGATTAGGAGTCAAGGCTGTAGAATCATTATTGGAAGGGAAAACAAATTACATGGTCGGAATTCAAGGCGATAACATTGAACTGACGCCATTAGAACAAGCAGTTAAAGGGAAATCTAAAATAGACGGAGAATTACTCAGGGTTTCCGATATCATGTCTACATAA
- the gap gene encoding type I glyceraldehyde-3-phosphate dehydrogenase codes for MTKVKIGINGFGRIGRVIFRESINRDNVEVVAINDLLTVEHLAYLLKYDSVHGRFKGKVEVKDGHLFVNDRQIRVTTEKNPSLLKWDEVGVDVVAECTGFFTTVETAYDHIKGGAKKVVISAPSNDAPTFVMGVNHDKAKASDVIVSNASCTTNCLAPLAKVLHDNFEIVEGLMTTVHATTGTQLTVDGPSRRDFRGGRSAMVNIIPTSTGAAKAVTKVIPALEGKLTGMSMRVPVTDVSVVDLTIKLKKATTYEEIMNVLKNASETSMNGIMGFTEDDVVSQDFISDSRTCIVDATAGIGLNSTFFKIVAWYDNEYGYSSKLIDLSVYIANL; via the coding sequence ATGACGAAAGTAAAAATAGGAATTAACGGATTTGGAAGAATAGGACGTGTTATATTCAGGGAATCCATCAATAGAGATAATGTCGAAGTAGTTGCTATAAATGATTTATTAACTGTTGAACATTTGGCCTATTTGTTAAAATACGATTCGGTTCATGGTCGTTTTAAAGGAAAAGTAGAAGTTAAAGACGGACATTTATTCGTAAACGACAGACAGATACGTGTAACAACAGAAAAAAATCCTTCTCTCTTAAAATGGGATGAAGTGGGAGTAGATGTTGTAGCTGAGTGTACCGGTTTTTTTACTACAGTTGAAACAGCTTACGATCATATTAAAGGAGGAGCAAAAAAGGTGGTGATTTCAGCGCCTTCAAACGATGCTCCGACGTTCGTTATGGGAGTAAATCACGATAAAGCTAAGGCATCCGATGTAATTGTATCCAATGCATCATGCACCACTAATTGTCTGGCTCCCTTAGCTAAAGTCCTTCATGATAATTTTGAAATTGTAGAAGGACTAATGACTACGGTTCACGCTACAACAGGAACACAGCTAACTGTTGATGGACCTTCCAGAAGGGATTTCAGAGGAGGAAGATCGGCAATGGTAAATATAATTCCTACATCAACAGGAGCCGCAAAAGCGGTAACGAAAGTTATTCCTGCATTAGAAGGAAAGTTGACAGGAATGTCAATGCGCGTACCGGTTACCGATGTTTCGGTTGTCGACTTGACCATTAAATTGAAAAAAGCGACTACTTACGAGGAAATCATGAATGTGCTTAAGAATGCCTCGGAAACTTCCATGAATGGAATTATGGGGTTTACCGAAGATGATGTAGTTTCACAGGATTTTATATCTGATTCTCGTACTTGTATTGTAGACGCTACGGCCGGAATTGGTTTAAACTCAACTTTTTTCAAAATTGTCGCTTGGTACGATAATGAATATGGTTATTCGTCAAAGCTGATCGATCTGTCAGTTTATATTGCAAATTTGTAA
- a CDS encoding N-acetylglucosamine kinase, which translates to MKLVVDSGSTKADWIALDDNGDIQFTTSTLGLNPEVLTKEELISRINNRFDIAQNASIVKEVYFYGAGCGTDRMKNHLTEILHEYFPNAHVEVKEDTYAAVFATTPRGEKAIVCILGTGSNCSYYDGTELHQKVQSLGYLAMDDCSGNQFGRHLIRAYYFNKMPKALAEIFEKEYDLDADAIKHNLYKVPNPNAYLATFAKFLIQHKDDEFLQKIILNDMQNFVDFYITQYENCREVPVHFIGSIAYYLKNELEYVLSKNGLKLGNVFRKPIDGLINYHSVPQQ; encoded by the coding sequence ATGAAATTAGTAGTAGATAGCGGCTCCACAAAAGCCGATTGGATTGCCTTAGACGACAACGGAGATATTCAGTTCACAACAAGTACTTTGGGTTTAAATCCTGAAGTTTTAACGAAAGAAGAACTAATCAGCAGAATTAATAATCGATTCGACATTGCGCAAAATGCTTCCATTGTAAAAGAGGTCTATTTTTACGGAGCCGGTTGCGGAACTGATCGGATGAAAAATCATTTAACAGAAATCCTTCACGAATATTTTCCAAATGCTCATGTTGAAGTTAAAGAAGATACCTACGCAGCGGTATTTGCCACGACACCGAGAGGAGAGAAGGCCATCGTTTGTATTTTAGGAACTGGCTCCAACTGCAGTTACTATGACGGAACGGAACTGCATCAGAAAGTGCAGTCTTTGGGCTATCTTGCGATGGACGATTGTAGTGGAAACCAATTTGGACGTCATTTAATCCGTGCATACTATTTCAACAAGATGCCGAAAGCTTTGGCTGAAATCTTTGAAAAAGAATACGATTTGGATGCCGATGCCATCAAGCATAATTTATACAAAGTGCCTAATCCCAATGCTTATCTGGCAACCTTTGCCAAGTTTTTGATTCAGCATAAAGATGATGAATTCCTTCAGAAAATAATTCTGAATGACATGCAGAATTTTGTGGATTTTTACATTACACAATACGAAAACTGTAGAGAAGTTCCGGTGCATTTTATTGGTTCGATAGCTTATTATTTGAAAAATGAACTGGAATATGTTCTGTCTAAAAATGGATTGAAACTAGGGAATGTGTTCCGTAAACCTATTGACGGACTTATAAATTATCATTCCGTTCCTCAGCAATAA
- a CDS encoding RidA family protein — translation MKKIIFTEKAPAPIGPYNQAVLVGNTLYTSGQIAINPATGDLVLDNIETETKQVMENMKAVLEAAEMTFENVIKTSIFISDMNDFAKINTVYGSYFDEKTAPARETVQVACLPKNVNVEISMIAIK, via the coding sequence ATGAAAAAAATAATTTTTACAGAGAAAGCACCAGCTCCAATCGGTCCATATAACCAGGCAGTTTTAGTTGGAAACACACTTTATACTTCGGGACAGATTGCTATCAATCCAGCCACTGGCGATTTGGTTTTGGATAACATCGAAACAGAAACCAAACAGGTTATGGAGAATATGAAAGCTGTTTTGGAAGCTGCAGAAATGACCTTTGAAAATGTTATCAAGACTTCTATTTTTATCAGTGACATGAACGATTTCGCAAAAATAAACACTGTTTACGGAAGCTATTTTGACGAGAAAACCGCTCCGGCACGTGAAACAGTTCAAGTCGCTTGCCTTCCGAAAAACGTAAATGTAGAAATCTCGATGATTGCAATTAAATAG
- a CDS encoding putative LPS assembly protein LptD — MTRQKLSHIFTKIVLKALHTNLFHIVLLSIFLTLGNFEIQAQENRSKSIPIPAAKQKDSVNIGLKDIVKPADTVKNDTIKKKKSLLEGIVKRKAKKYEKIDQKKKELTLYDEAELIYKDIELKAGIIVFNYEKDEVYAGRIKDSLGNYIQIPVFKQGQNVIEPDSIRFNTKTKKALVWNSRTQQGEFKVKAEVSKRENDSVYFMRNARFTTSENIEDPEYYFLARKIKFVPKKKVVTGFTNMVIADVPTPIALPFAYFPMSEKAVSGFVIPTFGDSAQKGYFFQNGGYYFALSDYYDLQVLGDYYTNGSYAFRLESAYAKRYNFNGRVNFRFENQINSEKGFPDYARSKQYNIQWFHSQDAKANPNSRFSASVNLGSSQYFRQSLNQTNIGSSLNNNLSSSVSYQKTFQTVPMVNFSVTANHSQNTNTEEIDMTLPTVQASVDRIFPFAPKNGIKKGFIKNINFQYNFRGENRIHTTDSLFFKPGMFDTAKNGIQHTIPISTNFKVFKYFSVTAATNYNEVWYFKTIEKEFNPNTNTVETNPVNGFDAYRTYDFRTQVGTTIYGTFNFGNDKKIQSIRHVMYPSISYSYLPSFNQYYDTYALDNTGTRYAEYTRFQEGIFGGPSNSKANRIGMSLNNNFEAKVRDKDETKTEPKKVMLLSNLTFSTDYNIAADSLAWSPLSVNGGTQFFDNKLNLNFGTSLDPYAVDNSGRRIDKFNIDNGGSLFRMTTANMTINYAISSADGKTKGDSSQQTVLNGGRTDDLFGRGTDLSDNRQSLFKKEDEKNKENDDSEFYKLEIPWNLTMAYSLTYSNVNRENEIIGNSLMMSGNIDLTPKWKMGFSSGYDFVQKGVTFTQLRFERDLLSWRMSFNWVPIAPNTSWGFFIGIKSSVLSDIKYDKRSLPDRTLQ, encoded by the coding sequence TCGTCAAACCAGCAGACACTGTCAAGAACGACACCATCAAAAAAAAGAAAAGTTTACTGGAAGGAATTGTCAAACGTAAAGCAAAAAAATACGAAAAAATTGATCAGAAAAAGAAAGAACTGACGCTTTACGATGAAGCCGAATTAATCTATAAAGACATCGAACTCAAAGCCGGAATTATCGTTTTTAACTATGAAAAAGACGAAGTGTATGCCGGTAGAATCAAAGACAGCTTAGGAAATTACATACAAATTCCGGTTTTCAAACAAGGACAGAATGTCATTGAACCCGATTCAATCCGTTTTAACACCAAAACAAAAAAAGCGCTAGTCTGGAACTCTAGAACCCAGCAAGGTGAGTTTAAGGTAAAAGCCGAAGTAAGTAAAAGAGAAAACGATTCGGTTTATTTCATGAGAAATGCCCGATTTACCACTTCAGAAAATATCGAAGACCCTGAATACTATTTTCTAGCACGAAAAATAAAATTCGTTCCTAAGAAAAAAGTAGTTACCGGTTTTACCAATATGGTAATTGCCGATGTCCCTACTCCTATTGCCCTGCCTTTCGCTTATTTTCCCATGAGTGAAAAGGCTGTTTCCGGATTCGTAATCCCAACCTTTGGAGATTCTGCGCAAAAAGGATATTTCTTCCAGAACGGAGGGTATTATTTTGCCCTGAGCGATTATTATGATTTACAGGTTTTAGGGGATTATTATACCAACGGAAGTTATGCGTTCCGATTGGAAAGTGCTTATGCCAAACGATACAACTTTAACGGACGTGTGAACTTTCGATTTGAAAACCAGATAAACAGTGAAAAAGGGTTTCCGGATTATGCCAGATCAAAACAATACAACATTCAATGGTTTCACTCCCAAGATGCTAAAGCAAACCCGAATTCCAGATTTTCGGCTTCCGTCAATTTGGGAAGCAGTCAATATTTCAGACAGTCTTTAAATCAGACAAACATTGGTTCTTCATTGAATAACAACTTGAGTTCTTCCGTTTCTTATCAAAAGACATTTCAAACTGTTCCGATGGTTAATTTTTCTGTGACGGCAAATCATTCTCAAAATACCAATACAGAAGAAATTGACATGACATTGCCGACAGTTCAGGCCAGTGTGGATCGTATTTTCCCATTTGCCCCTAAAAACGGTATCAAGAAAGGTTTCATAAAAAATATCAATTTCCAGTACAATTTCAGAGGAGAAAACAGAATTCACACTACGGATTCCCTTTTCTTTAAACCCGGAATGTTTGATACAGCTAAAAACGGAATTCAGCACACAATTCCAATCAGTACGAATTTTAAAGTTTTCAAATACTTCAGTGTAACTGCGGCTACTAACTACAATGAAGTATGGTACTTTAAAACGATCGAAAAAGAATTCAATCCCAACACCAATACTGTTGAAACTAATCCTGTAAATGGTTTTGACGCTTACCGAACTTATGATTTCAGAACCCAAGTGGGAACTACAATTTATGGAACCTTTAATTTCGGTAATGATAAAAAAATTCAGTCTATCCGACACGTTATGTATCCGTCAATTAGTTATTCTTATTTGCCGAGTTTTAATCAGTACTATGATACATATGCTTTGGACAACACAGGAACCAGATACGCTGAATATACCCGTTTTCAAGAAGGAATCTTTGGAGGACCCTCCAATTCAAAAGCCAATAGAATAGGAATGTCTTTAAACAACAATTTTGAAGCTAAAGTTCGTGACAAAGACGAAACCAAAACAGAACCTAAAAAGGTTATGTTACTCAGCAATTTAACCTTTTCCACCGATTACAATATTGCTGCCGATTCATTGGCTTGGTCACCATTATCGGTAAATGGGGGAACTCAATTTTTTGACAATAAATTAAACCTGAATTTCGGAACTTCACTAGACCCATATGCGGTAGATAATTCAGGCAGACGAATCGATAAATTTAACATTGATAATGGAGGAAGTCTTTTCAGAATGACAACAGCCAACATGACAATTAATTATGCCATTTCCAGTGCCGATGGTAAAACAAAAGGCGATTCTTCCCAACAAACTGTTTTAAATGGAGGACGTACAGATGATTTATTTGGCCGTGGTACTGACCTTAGTGATAACAGACAGAGTCTTTTCAAAAAGGAAGATGAGAAAAACAAAGAGAATGACGACTCTGAATTCTATAAATTAGAAATCCCTTGGAATCTGACCATGGCTTATTCCTTAACCTATTCCAATGTGAATCGCGAAAATGAAATTATTGGAAACTCTCTAATGATGTCCGGAAACATTGATTTAACGCCAAAATGGAAAATGGGATTCTCGTCCGGATATGATTTTGTGCAAAAAGGAGTAACATTCACCCAGTTACGTTTTGAAAGAGACTTATTAAGCTGGAGAATGAGTTTCAACTGGGTACCGATTGCTCCTAATACAAGTTGGGGCTTTTTCATCGGTATCAAATCTTCTGTGTTGAGCGATATCAAGTATGACAAACGCAGTTTACCGGACCGAACTTTACAGTAA